One window of Ziziphus jujuba cultivar Dongzao chromosome 5, ASM3175591v1 genomic DNA carries:
- the LOC107433698 gene encoding lecithin-cholesterol acyltransferase-like 1, translating to MKELGWKLALLSTAMMLYTCQSSSSNLHPVILIPGIVGNQLEARLTSDYVPSSQSCKEPPQKLDDGWFRIWFDPSILLGPFTKCFSDRMMLYYDKDIDDYHNAPGVQIGVHRFGSTESLLFLNPALKDKTAYMARLVESLTEIGYEDGKTLFGAPYDFRYGLPAQGHPTHVGSKFLKDFKNLIEKASISNGGKPVILVSHSLGGLFALHLLNQNHLSWRQKFIKHFVALSAPWGGSVMEMLTFASGYTLGIPLIKPLQIREAERSWESNFWLLPNPNNFGGEKPLVVTPNATYSAHEISQFFIDIGYPQGVYPYATRTMPLILEKLDAPGVPVTCIIGSGVKTPETLFYGETGYDKQPKIVYGDGDGTVNMVSLLALESMWASEKNQILQVLKVDGVDHLSILKDNVALSKIVDVISGINSELISYVENIGVMGQ from the exons atgaaggaatTAGGATGGAAACTGGCGCTTCTTTCAACGGCTATGATGCTGTACACGTGCCAATCAAGCAGCAGTAATCTCCATCCTGTGATCTTAATACCTGGGATAGTAGGGAATCAGCTAGAAGCTCGGCTCACCAGCGACTACGTGCCGTCGAGTCAGTCATGCAAAGAACCGCCTCAGAAGCTCGACGACGGTTGGTTCAGGATTTGGTTCGACCCCAGCATCCTATTGGGTCCATTTACCAAGTGCTTTTCAGACCGTATGATGCTTTACTATGATAAGGATATAGATGATTATCACAATGCTCCTGGGGTTCAAATCGGGGTCCACCGTTTTGGTTCCACTGAATCCCTTCTCTTCCTCAATCCTGCTTTGAA gGATAAAACAGCATATATGGCAAGGTTAGTGGAGTCATTGACAGAAATAGGATATGAAGACGGCAAGACCCTCTTTGGAGCTCCATACGACTTCCGCTATGGTTTGCCTGCACAAGGTCATCCAACCCATGTTGGTTCTAAGTTTCTCAAAGActtcaaaaatttaatagaaaaagcAAGCATCTCTAATGGGGGAAAGCCCGTAATCCTTGTCTCACACAGCTTAGGAGGCCTTTTTGCACTCCATCTTCTCAATCAAAACCATCTTTCTTGGCGCCAAAAGTTCATCAAGCATTTTGTTGCACTCTCTGCACCATGGGGTGGATCTGTGATGGAAATGCTCACTTTTGCTTCAGGATATACTTTAGGAATTCCCCTTATAAAACCATTGCAGATCAGAGAAGCTGAAAGAAGCTGGGAAAGCAACTTTTGGTTGCTTCCAAATCCCAACAATTTTGGTGGTGAAAAACCACTAGTTGTGACTCCAAATGCCACGTATTCGGCGCATGAGATTTCTCAATTTTTCATTGACATTGGATATCCACAGGGAGTATATCCTTATGCAACACGCACTATGCCTTTGATTTTGGAGAAATTAGATGCACCCGGTGTGCCTGTTACTTGTATAATTGGAAGCGGTGTAAAGACTCCAGAGACTCTGTTTTATGGGGAAACTGGGTATGATAAGCAACCGAAGATTGTTTATGGTGATGGAGATGGAACAGTGAATATGGTGAGCTTGTTAGCACTTGAATCGATGTGGGCTAGTGAGAAAAATCAAATTCTTCAGGTCCTTAAAGTAGATGGAGTTGATCATTTATCCATACTCAAAGATAATGTTGCTCTTTCTAAAATTGTTGATGTAATCTCTGGTATCAATTCTGAGTTGATCAGCTATGTAGAGAATATTGGTGTAATGGGGCAGTGA
- the LOC107433686 gene encoding uncharacterized protein LOC107433686, translated as MKTTKTHSQNRLMRIITIPIRVLSKAKDMYVRGMNSAERMGYGSMGVPDGQFTSLPKSFSCRSSRLNENDDFSELIRAASARSYGSRIDVDAILRQQVMRQTTTKTGSKVLPKCSSVGMGKIDEDSPCDFGDDGGNLKADLFPRSRSYAVTKRRVGF; from the coding sequence ATGAAGACCACAAAAACACACAGCCAAAACAGGTTGATGAGAATCATCACCATACCCATAAGAGTTCTGAGTAAAGCCAAAGACATGTACGTACGAGGGATGAATTCCGCTGAAAGAATGGGTTACGGTTCTATGGGCGTTCCTGATGGTCAATTCACGTCTCTGCCTAAAAGTTTCAGTTGTAGGTCCTCCAGGTTGAATGAAAACGACGATTTCTCCGAACTCATTAGAGCTGCGTCGGCCAGGAGCTACGGCAGTCGTATTGATGTGGATGCGATTCTACGACAGCAGGTTATGAGGCAGACGACAACCAAAACTGGCTCCAAGGTTTTGCCCAAGTGTAGCAGCGTTGGAATGGGCAAAATCGATGAAGATAGCCCCTGTGATTTTGGCGATGATGGTGGGAATTTGAAGGCCGATTTGTTCCCCAGAAGCAGAAGCTATGCTGTTACCAAGAGAAGAGTTGGTTTCTGA
- the LOC107420430 gene encoding lecithin-cholesterol acyltransferase-like 1 has translation MKEIGLKLAVLSTVMMLYTCLASSGNLYPLILIPGNGGNQLEARLTSDYEPSGLLCKIPFQKRIDGWFRLWFDPTVLLAPFTKCFAERMMLYYDEDLDDYHNAPGVQTRVLRFGSTESLLYLDPHLKYITEYMAPLVESLQEIGYVNDKNLFGAPYDFRYGLAAEGHPSHVGTKFLQDLKYLVEKASASNGGKPVILVSHSLGGLFVLQLLNRNHLSWRKKFVKHFVALSAPWGGSVLQMLTFASGYSLGVPLVKPLLVREEQRSSESNLWLMPNANIFGREKPLVLTPNATYSAYDIAQFLNDIGFPQGVYPFETRILPLMEKPIAPGVPITCIFGSGIRTPETLFYGENGFDEQPDILYGEGDGTVNMASLLALESLWANMKNQTLKVTKVRGVSHTSILKDDGAIDKILGEISAINSQLSYVENVIVQ, from the exons ATGAAGGAAATAGGATTGAAACTGGCAGTGCTTTCAACGGTTATGATGCTGTACACGTGTCTAGCTAGCAGCGGCAATCTTTATCCCCTAATCCTGATTCCTGGGaacggagggaaccagctagaAGCCCGGCTCACCAGCGACTACGAGCCCTCCGGCCTATTATGTAAAATTCCGTTTCAGAAGAGAATAGATGGTTGGTTCAGGTTATGGTTCGACCCCACCGTCCTGTTGGCTCCATTTACCAAGTGCTTTGCTGAACGCATGATGCTTTACTATGATGAAGATTTGGATGATTATCATAATGCCCCTGGAGTTCAAACCAGGGTCCTTCGTTTCGGCTCCACCGAATCCCTTCTCTACCTCGATCCTCATCTCAA ATACATAACAGAATACATGGCACCACTGGTGGAGTCTTTGCAAGAAATAGGGTATGTCAATGACAAAAATCTTTTTGGAGCTCCATATGATTTTCGATATGGTTTAGCAGCAGAAGGTCACCCATCCCATGTTGGTACAAAGTTTTTACAAGACCTTAAATATTTGGTAGAGAAAGCAAGCGCTTCTAATGGAGGAAAACCAGTAATACTTGTCTCTCACAGCTTAGGAGGTCTCTTTGTCCTGCAACTTCTCAATCGAAACCATCTTTCTTGGCGCAAAAAGTTCGTCAAACATTTTGTTGCACTCTCTGCGCCATGGGGTGGCTCTGTATTGCAAATGCTCACCTTTGCTTCGGGCTATTCATTAGGAGTGCCTTTGGTAAAACCTTTGCTAGTCAGGGAAGAGCAGAGAAGCTCAGAGAGCAATCTTTGGCTGATGCCAAATGCTAACATTTTTGGTCGTGAAAAACCACTGGTTCTCACTCCAAATGCCACATATTCTGCATATGACATTGCCCAATTTCTCAATGATATTGGATTTCCACAAGGGGTTTATCCTTTTGAGACTCGGATTTTGCCTTTGATGGAGAAGCCAATAGCGCCTGGGGTACCAATTACATGCATATTTGGGAGTGGTATCAGGACACCAGAGACTCTGTTCTATGGAGAAAATGGATTTGATGAGCAACCAGATATCTTATATGGGGAAGGGGATGGAACAGTAAATATGGCGAGCTTGTTAGCACTTGAATCGCTGTGGGCTAATATGAAAAACCAAACTCTTAAAGTGACCAAAGTACGTGGTGTTTCTCATACATCGATACTCAAAGATGATGGTGCAATTGACAAAATTCTAGGAGAAATCTCTGCTATCAATTCTCAGTTAAGCTATGTTGAAAATGTAATTGTGCAATGA